Proteins from one Juglans microcarpa x Juglans regia isolate MS1-56 chromosome 6S, Jm3101_v1.0, whole genome shotgun sequence genomic window:
- the LOC121237897 gene encoding uncharacterized protein LOC121237897 has product MAALSIGIATTAITARATLKPSKSFRPRICCSIGWDPEGVLGPPQTGHLARREFKKRLERDAEAREAFEQQVREEKQRRQALRQSRVAPETPEELIEYFLDTEAQEIEFEIARLRRRLNQEVFSHLQFELGQLRFAVSKSQDMEDRLIELEALQKALLEGTEAYDKMQAELIAAKESLTKILTSKDVKATLLEMVERNELNRSLLTLLDENIANAHKGNQKQAAEFMEKLRGAVLRYMTV; this is encoded by the exons ATGGCCGCTCTCAGCATCGGCATAGCCACCACCGCCATAACAGCCCGTGCAACTCTCAAACCTTCTAAATCTTTCAGGCCCAGAATCTGCTGCAGCATTGGATGG GACCCGGAAGGCGTATTGGGCCCGCCCCAGACCGGCCACCTAGCGAGGCGCGAGTTTAAGAAGCGGCTCGAGAGAGACGCCGAAGCCCGGGAGGCCTTCGAACAACAAGTCCGCGAAGAAAAGCAGCGTCGCCAAGCTCTTCGGCAG TCTAGGGTCGCTCCCGAAACTCCAGAGGAGCTGATCGAGTACTTTCTGGACACTGAAGCTCAGGAAATTGAGTTTGAGATCGCGAGGTTGAGGCGCCG ATTGAACCAGGAGGTTTTTTCACACCTACAATTTGAGTTGGGTCAGCTTCGGTTTGCTGTTTCAAAATCTCAG GATATGGAAGATAGATTGATTGAGCTAGAAGCGCTGCAGAAAGCCCTGCTGGAAGGAACAG AAGCCTATGATAAAATGCAAGCTGAGCTCATAGCAGCAAAAGAAAGTCTAACCAAAATATTGACATCAAAGGATGTAAAAGCAACT TTATTGGAGATGGTTGAGCGGAATGAACTCAATAGATCCTTACTGACCCTTCTTGATGAAAATATAGCAAATGCACACAAGGGTAACCAG AAACAAGCAGCAGAATTCATGGAAAAGCTTCGCGGGGCTGTTCTCAGATACATGACAGTGTAG
- the LOC121237955 gene encoding 21 kDa protein-like, producing the protein MVRLGLSVLVLSFVLYMAGTAQSAAVARHSSPTNFIKASCRATRYPALCVQCLSGYASAIRKNERRLAQTALSVSLARVRSAAAFVAKMTKVRGIKSREFEAVKDCIENMGDGVDRLSQSVRELGHMGRAVGQDFVWHMSNVQTWVSAALTDENTCLDGFSGRVMDGSVKTAIQKRVTHVAQVTSNALALVNRFASRHQAATTVEKP; encoded by the coding sequence ATGGTTAGACTTGGCCTTTCTGTACTGGTTCTCTCCTTCGTTCTTTACATGGCTGGCACAGCGCAATCCGCGGCCGTTGCCAGACATTCCAGCCCTACAAATTTCATCAAGGCCTCCTGCAGGGCAACTCGCTATCCTGCACTTTGCGTTCAATGCCTTTCAGGTTATGCAAGTGCAATCAGAAAAAATGAGCGACGATTAGCTCAAACCGCCTTGTCAGTGAGCTTAGCCAGGGTGCGGTCGGCTGCAGCGTTTGTGGCCAAGATGACTAAGGTTAGGGGGATCAAGTCCAGAGAGTTTGAGGCTGTGAAAGACTGCATAGAGAACATGGGTGATGGCGTCGACCGTCTTAGCCAGTCGGTTCGGGAGCTTGGCCATATGGGTCGAGCCGTGGGTCAGGACTTCGTCTGGCACATGAGCAACGTCCAGACCTGGGTTAGTGCTGCCCTCACCGACGAGAACACTTGTCTTGATGGGTTTTCTGGCCGTGTCATGGATGGAAGTGTCAAGACTGCTATACAGAAAAGGGTCACCCATGTAGCTCAGGTTACTAGTAACGCACTCGCACTGGTAAATCGTTTTGCTTCAAGACACCAAGCTGCTACAACCGTAGAAAAGCCTTAA
- the LOC121237726 gene encoding elongation factor G-1, chloroplastic isoform X1 → MATESVRVSASSVCSFSINGSQRRAAIPLSPARFLGLRPRRPLSSSFTSSSSSSQLINAVRFISTSSKPSTLRSRRDFSVFAMAADAESKRAVPLNDYRNIGIMAHIDAGKTTTTERILYYTGRNYKIGEVHEGTATMDWMEQEQERGITITSAATTTFWNKHRINIIDTPGHVDFTLEVERALRVLDGAICLFDSVAGVEPQSETVWRQADKYGVPRICFVNKMDRLGANFFRTRDMIVTNLGAKPLVIQIPIGSEDNFKGVIDLVKMKAIIWSGEELGATFVYEDIPADLQELAQEYRSQMIETIVELDDQAMEGYLEGVEPDEETIKKLIRKGTISSSFVPVLCGSAFKNKGVQPLLDAVVDYLPSPIDVPPMKGTDPENPELTLERAASDDEPFSGLAFKIMSDPFVGSLTFVRVYAGKLSAGSYVMNANKGKKERIGRLLEMHANSREDVKVALTGDIVALGGLKDTVTGETLCDPENPIVLERMDFPDPVIKVAIEPKTKADVDKMGVGLVKLAQEDPSFHFSRDEEINQTVIEGMGELHLEIIVDRLKREFKVEANVGAPQVNYRESISRVSEVKYVHKKQSGGQGQFADITVRFEPMEPGSGYEFKSEIKGGAVPREYIPGVMKGLEECMSNGVLAGFPVVDVRAALVDGSYHDVDSSVLAFQLAARGAFREGMRKAGPKMLEPIMKVEVVTPEEHLGDVIGDLNSRRGQINSFGDKPGGLKVVDSLVPLAEMFQYVSTLRGMTKGRASYTMQLAKFDVVPQYIQDQLAAKEQQVAA, encoded by the exons ATGGCGACAGAATCAGTGCGAGTGTCTGCTTCTTCAGTTTGTAGTTTCAGTATAAATGGGTCTCAGAGAAGGGCTGCAATCCCTCTCTCTCCGGCTCGCTTTCTTGGTCTGCGTCCTCGACGACcactctcttcttctttcacttcatcatcttcttcttcccagcTCATTAACGCCGTGCGCTTCATATCAACATCTTCGAAGCCCTCCACTTTGCGGAGCAGAAGAGATTTCTCTGTCTTCGCCATGGCTGCTgacg cAGAGTCAAAGCGTGCAGTGCCGTTGAATGATTATCGCAATATTGGAATTATGGCTCACATAGATGCAGGAAAAACCACTACAACCGAAAGGATTCTTTACTATACAGGAAGAAACTATAAAATAGGTGAGGTACATGAAGGAACGGCTACAATGGACTGGATGGAGCAAGAACAAGAAAGAGGGATTACTATAACATCTGCTGCAACTACCACATTCTGGAACAAACACCGGATTAACATTATTGATACTCCCGGCCATGTCGACTTCACTCTTGAAGTGGAGCGGGCTCTCAGGGTATTGGATGGTGCTATATGCTTGTTTGATAGTGTTGCTGGTGTAGAACCACAATCTGAAACTGTGTGGAGGCAAGCTGATAAATATGGGGTACCCAGAATTTGCTTTGTCAATAAGATGGACCGTCTTGGGGCAAACTTTTTCCGCACAAGAGACATGATTGTGACAAATTTGGGTGCTAAACCACTGGTGATTCAAATACCAATTGGTTCAGAAGATAATTTTAAGGGAGTCATTGATCTTGTGAAGATGAAAGCTATAATTTGGTCAGGTGAAGAGTTGGGTGCTACGTTTGTGTACGAGGATATACCAGCAGATCTTCAGGAACTGGCACAAGAGTATCGATCACAGATGATAGAAACCATAGTTGAGTTAGATGATCAAGCTATGGAGGGCTACCTAGAAGGAGTTGAACCTGATGAGGAaactattaagaaattaattaggaagggaaccatctcaagcagtttTGTCCCAGTATTATGCGGCTCAGCTTTTAAAAATAAGGGAGTTCAACCACTGCTTGATGCTGTTGTGGATTATTTGCCTTCTCCAATTGACGTGCCGCCAATGAAAGGGACTGACCCAGAAAACCCGGAATTGACACTTGAAAGGGCTGCAAGTGATGATGAACCATTCTCCGGACTTGCTTTCAAGATCATGAGTGATCCATTTGTGGGATCTCTTACATTTGTGAGAGTGTATGCAGGGAAACTTTCTGCAGGATCGTATGTAATGAATGCaaacaaagggaaaaaagagaggattGGTAGGCTTCTAGAAATGCATGCAAATAGTAGAGAGGACGTTAAGGTAGCTTTAACAGGTGACATTGTTGCTCTTGGTGGTCTAAAAGATACCGTCACAGGAGAAACACTGTGTGATCCTGAGAATCCTATTGTGCTTGAACGGATGGACTTCCCCGATCCTGTGATTAAGGTTGCAATTGAACCCAAGACTAAAGCTGATGTTGATAAGATGGGAGTGGGGTTGGTCAAACTTGCTCAAGAAGACCCTTCTTTCCACTTCTCACGAGATGAAGAGATCAACCAAACAGTAATTGAAGGGATGGGGGAGTTGCACCTTGAGATTATTGTTGATCGGCTCAAGAGGGAGTTTAAG GTAGAAGCTAATGTTGGTGCGCCCCAAGTAAACTACCGAGAAAGCATTTCTAGAGTCTCAGAAGTGAAGTATGTTCACAAGAAACAGTCTGGTGGACAAGGTCAGTTTGCTGATATTACTGTACGGTTTGAACCCATGGAACCAGGTAGCGGATATGAATTCAAGAGTGAAATCAAGGGAGGGGCAGTGCCTAGAGAGTACATTCCAGGAGTGATGAAAGGTTTGGAGGAGTGTATGAGTAATGGTGTGCTTGCAGGCTTCCCTGTCGTTGATGTACGTGCTGCTCTAGTAGATGGTTCTTACCATGATGTCGATTCAAGTGTACTGGCATTCCAGCTTGCAGCCAGAGGAGCTTTTCGTGAAGGGATGAGGAAGGCTGGCCCAAAGATGCTTGAACCTATAATGAAAGTTGAAGTTGTTACACCTGAAGAACATTTAGGAGATGTGATTGGTGATCTAAACTCGAGGAGAGGTCAGATCAACAGCTTTGGTGACAAACCTGGTGGTCTCAAG GTGGTTGATTCGTTGGTACCTTTGGCAGAGATGTTCCAATATGTTAGTACACTCCGAGGGATGACAAAAGGCCGTGCATCCTACACCATGCAATTAGCCAAGTTTGATGTTGTTCCTCAATACATCCAGGATCAGCTAGCTGCTAAGGAGCAACAGGTCGCTGCTTAA
- the LOC121237726 gene encoding elongation factor G-1, chloroplastic isoform X2, which translates to MATESVRVSASSVCSFSINGSQRRAAIPLSPARFLGLRPRRPLSSSFTSSSSSSQLINAVRFISTSSKPSTLRSRRDFSVFAMAADESKRAVPLNDYRNIGIMAHIDAGKTTTTERILYYTGRNYKIGEVHEGTATMDWMEQEQERGITITSAATTTFWNKHRINIIDTPGHVDFTLEVERALRVLDGAICLFDSVAGVEPQSETVWRQADKYGVPRICFVNKMDRLGANFFRTRDMIVTNLGAKPLVIQIPIGSEDNFKGVIDLVKMKAIIWSGEELGATFVYEDIPADLQELAQEYRSQMIETIVELDDQAMEGYLEGVEPDEETIKKLIRKGTISSSFVPVLCGSAFKNKGVQPLLDAVVDYLPSPIDVPPMKGTDPENPELTLERAASDDEPFSGLAFKIMSDPFVGSLTFVRVYAGKLSAGSYVMNANKGKKERIGRLLEMHANSREDVKVALTGDIVALGGLKDTVTGETLCDPENPIVLERMDFPDPVIKVAIEPKTKADVDKMGVGLVKLAQEDPSFHFSRDEEINQTVIEGMGELHLEIIVDRLKREFKVEANVGAPQVNYRESISRVSEVKYVHKKQSGGQGQFADITVRFEPMEPGSGYEFKSEIKGGAVPREYIPGVMKGLEECMSNGVLAGFPVVDVRAALVDGSYHDVDSSVLAFQLAARGAFREGMRKAGPKMLEPIMKVEVVTPEEHLGDVIGDLNSRRGQINSFGDKPGGLKVVDSLVPLAEMFQYVSTLRGMTKGRASYTMQLAKFDVVPQYIQDQLAAKEQQVAA; encoded by the exons ATGGCGACAGAATCAGTGCGAGTGTCTGCTTCTTCAGTTTGTAGTTTCAGTATAAATGGGTCTCAGAGAAGGGCTGCAATCCCTCTCTCTCCGGCTCGCTTTCTTGGTCTGCGTCCTCGACGACcactctcttcttctttcacttcatcatcttcttcttcccagcTCATTAACGCCGTGCGCTTCATATCAACATCTTCGAAGCCCTCCACTTTGCGGAGCAGAAGAGATTTCTCTGTCTTCGCCATGGCTGCTgacg AGTCAAAGCGTGCAGTGCCGTTGAATGATTATCGCAATATTGGAATTATGGCTCACATAGATGCAGGAAAAACCACTACAACCGAAAGGATTCTTTACTATACAGGAAGAAACTATAAAATAGGTGAGGTACATGAAGGAACGGCTACAATGGACTGGATGGAGCAAGAACAAGAAAGAGGGATTACTATAACATCTGCTGCAACTACCACATTCTGGAACAAACACCGGATTAACATTATTGATACTCCCGGCCATGTCGACTTCACTCTTGAAGTGGAGCGGGCTCTCAGGGTATTGGATGGTGCTATATGCTTGTTTGATAGTGTTGCTGGTGTAGAACCACAATCTGAAACTGTGTGGAGGCAAGCTGATAAATATGGGGTACCCAGAATTTGCTTTGTCAATAAGATGGACCGTCTTGGGGCAAACTTTTTCCGCACAAGAGACATGATTGTGACAAATTTGGGTGCTAAACCACTGGTGATTCAAATACCAATTGGTTCAGAAGATAATTTTAAGGGAGTCATTGATCTTGTGAAGATGAAAGCTATAATTTGGTCAGGTGAAGAGTTGGGTGCTACGTTTGTGTACGAGGATATACCAGCAGATCTTCAGGAACTGGCACAAGAGTATCGATCACAGATGATAGAAACCATAGTTGAGTTAGATGATCAAGCTATGGAGGGCTACCTAGAAGGAGTTGAACCTGATGAGGAaactattaagaaattaattaggaagggaaccatctcaagcagtttTGTCCCAGTATTATGCGGCTCAGCTTTTAAAAATAAGGGAGTTCAACCACTGCTTGATGCTGTTGTGGATTATTTGCCTTCTCCAATTGACGTGCCGCCAATGAAAGGGACTGACCCAGAAAACCCGGAATTGACACTTGAAAGGGCTGCAAGTGATGATGAACCATTCTCCGGACTTGCTTTCAAGATCATGAGTGATCCATTTGTGGGATCTCTTACATTTGTGAGAGTGTATGCAGGGAAACTTTCTGCAGGATCGTATGTAATGAATGCaaacaaagggaaaaaagagaggattGGTAGGCTTCTAGAAATGCATGCAAATAGTAGAGAGGACGTTAAGGTAGCTTTAACAGGTGACATTGTTGCTCTTGGTGGTCTAAAAGATACCGTCACAGGAGAAACACTGTGTGATCCTGAGAATCCTATTGTGCTTGAACGGATGGACTTCCCCGATCCTGTGATTAAGGTTGCAATTGAACCCAAGACTAAAGCTGATGTTGATAAGATGGGAGTGGGGTTGGTCAAACTTGCTCAAGAAGACCCTTCTTTCCACTTCTCACGAGATGAAGAGATCAACCAAACAGTAATTGAAGGGATGGGGGAGTTGCACCTTGAGATTATTGTTGATCGGCTCAAGAGGGAGTTTAAG GTAGAAGCTAATGTTGGTGCGCCCCAAGTAAACTACCGAGAAAGCATTTCTAGAGTCTCAGAAGTGAAGTATGTTCACAAGAAACAGTCTGGTGGACAAGGTCAGTTTGCTGATATTACTGTACGGTTTGAACCCATGGAACCAGGTAGCGGATATGAATTCAAGAGTGAAATCAAGGGAGGGGCAGTGCCTAGAGAGTACATTCCAGGAGTGATGAAAGGTTTGGAGGAGTGTATGAGTAATGGTGTGCTTGCAGGCTTCCCTGTCGTTGATGTACGTGCTGCTCTAGTAGATGGTTCTTACCATGATGTCGATTCAAGTGTACTGGCATTCCAGCTTGCAGCCAGAGGAGCTTTTCGTGAAGGGATGAGGAAGGCTGGCCCAAAGATGCTTGAACCTATAATGAAAGTTGAAGTTGTTACACCTGAAGAACATTTAGGAGATGTGATTGGTGATCTAAACTCGAGGAGAGGTCAGATCAACAGCTTTGGTGACAAACCTGGTGGTCTCAAG GTGGTTGATTCGTTGGTACCTTTGGCAGAGATGTTCCAATATGTTAGTACACTCCGAGGGATGACAAAAGGCCGTGCATCCTACACCATGCAATTAGCCAAGTTTGATGTTGTTCCTCAATACATCCAGGATCAGCTAGCTGCTAAGGAGCAACAGGTCGCTGCTTAA